In Desulfopila inferna, the following are encoded in one genomic region:
- a CDS encoding uracil-DNA glycosylase, protein MDRVEESLFRLAAKAQKCRRCPLHRSRTHVVFGEGPAKAAGLLVGEAPGKAEDESGHPFTGRTGRYFDTALASCGLSRDMLYITSAVKCRPPKNRDPSREELETCRVAWLDDQIALLDPPIVLVLGKIAYLQIFRDSADLRDVRGKFLDYDNRKWLVTYHPTAAMRFPRVRELFIHDLEKFSLALKTSPYSCFFAKK, encoded by the coding sequence ATGGATAGAGTTGAAGAGAGCCTCTTTCGTCTGGCCGCAAAGGCGCAAAAGTGCCGACGATGCCCGCTGCACCGGAGCCGCACTCATGTGGTATTTGGAGAAGGTCCCGCCAAGGCTGCTGGTCTGCTGGTTGGTGAAGCGCCGGGTAAGGCGGAGGATGAGAGTGGACATCCATTTACAGGCCGGACCGGCCGCTATTTCGACACTGCACTGGCCTCATGCGGGTTGAGCAGAGATATGCTGTATATCACTTCAGCCGTAAAGTGCCGGCCGCCCAAAAATCGTGATCCAAGCAGAGAAGAACTTGAAACCTGCCGGGTCGCCTGGCTCGACGACCAAATTGCCTTGCTCGATCCACCTATCGTACTGGTGCTCGGCAAAATAGCCTATCTCCAGATTTTCCGGGATAGCGCTGATCTAAGGGATGTCCGCGGCAAATTCCTGGACTACGATAACCGCAAATGGCTGGTTACTTATCACCCGACAGCGGCAATGCGCTTTCCCAGAGTGAGAGAGTTGTTTATTCATGATCTCGAAAAGTTCTCCCTTGCCCTTAAAACTTCCCCATATTCCTGTTTTTTTGCAAAAAAGTAA
- a CDS encoding DUF72 domain-containing protein, with amino-acid sequence MTKLTAQVWIGTSGYQYSHWKGIFYPEDLPKKNWFRHYHKHFKTVEINNTFYNLPKAETFENWRDRAPEDFCYALKFSRYCTHMKKLKDPEKALDKFMAMASILQKKLGPILIQLPPHWKANPERLQEFLRRVPFGPRFTVEFRDPTWLDDSIFKILENHRAALCIHDMIYDHPERTTADWVYYRFHGRNYGGNYSHQKLSAVADRLAIHIKAERDVFAYFNNDLEGHAIHNALDLQRYVMDRI; translated from the coding sequence ATGACCAAGCTAACAGCTCAAGTTTGGATCGGCACATCGGGATACCAGTACAGTCATTGGAAGGGGATTTTCTACCCGGAAGATCTCCCTAAAAAAAACTGGTTCAGGCATTACCACAAACACTTCAAAACTGTTGAAATAAATAATACTTTTTACAACCTTCCCAAAGCAGAGACTTTCGAAAACTGGCGAGACAGGGCGCCGGAGGACTTCTGCTATGCGCTCAAGTTCAGTCGTTACTGCACCCATATGAAAAAGCTCAAGGATCCGGAAAAGGCTCTGGATAAATTTATGGCCATGGCCTCCATTCTCCAGAAAAAACTGGGTCCGATTTTAATACAACTTCCGCCACACTGGAAAGCGAACCCGGAACGTCTGCAGGAATTTTTAAGAAGAGTGCCTTTCGGCCCGCGCTTCACTGTGGAATTCCGCGATCCTACCTGGTTGGATGATAGCATATTTAAAATACTCGAAAATCACCGAGCCGCTCTCTGTATACATGACATGATTTATGATCATCCTGAAAGAACCACTGCTGATTGGGTCTATTATCGATTTCACGGAAGAAATTACGGAGGAAATTATTCCCATCAGAAGCTCAGCGCGGTAGCCGATCGTCTGGCTATTCACATAAAGGCAGAGCGGGATGTTTTCGCTTATTTCAATAACGATCTAGAAGGTCATGCCATCCATAACGCCCTGGACCTGCAGAGGTATGTTATGGACAGGATATGA
- a CDS encoding Fpg/Nei family DNA glycosylase produces MPELPDVEAFRKYIQSTALHKTIRDVKVFDTAVLKNTGPSVLAGGLKGRSFEQAERHGKYCLLALDNSKYLVLHFGMTGFVKYYKTGTQAPNHVRVAIEFENDYVLAYDSQRKLGEIQLIDDATRFIESRKLGPDVMNPDFSDKNFLKALSGRRGTLKSTLMNQKIISGIGNVYSDEIMFQERLHPNTKVADLDDEQLGLVFKTMQRIFAQVIETGIEPQNMPDSLLTHHRGRDMKCPSCQGAIEKIKVAGRSAYFCPSCQAH; encoded by the coding sequence ATGCCGGAATTACCTGATGTTGAAGCATTTCGGAAATATATTCAATCCACAGCTCTCCACAAAACGATCCGCGATGTCAAGGTATTCGACACTGCGGTTCTCAAAAATACCGGGCCCTCGGTTTTAGCTGGAGGGCTCAAAGGACGCAGCTTCGAACAAGCAGAACGACATGGCAAATACTGTCTGCTGGCATTGGATAACTCCAAATACCTGGTCCTGCACTTCGGCATGACCGGCTTTGTTAAATATTACAAAACTGGAACTCAAGCTCCGAATCATGTGCGTGTTGCCATTGAGTTCGAGAATGACTACGTCCTGGCTTATGATTCCCAACGTAAACTCGGGGAGATTCAGTTGATCGATGATGCGACCCGGTTTATTGAGAGTCGGAAACTAGGACCTGACGTCATGAATCCGGATTTTTCAGACAAGAATTTTCTGAAAGCCCTGAGTGGACGTAGAGGAACACTCAAATCGACACTCATGAATCAGAAGATTATTTCAGGTATCGGCAATGTCTATTCCGATGAGATTATGTTTCAGGAAAGGCTGCACCCAAATACAAAAGTTGCCGACCTGGATGACGAACAACTCGGCCTGGTCTTCAAAACAATGCAAAGAATTTTTGCTCAGGTTATCGAAACGGGCATTGAACCACAGAACATGCCGGATTCATTGTTGACTCACCACCGCGGAAGGGACATGAAATGCCCTTCCTGCCAGGGTGCTATCGAGAAGATCAAAGTTGCAGGCCGCAGCGCCTATTTTTGTCCCTCTTGCCAGGCTCACTAA
- a CDS encoding phosphoribosyltransferase, with protein sequence MPGTLTDAPRLRNKHHVFTGRKDAGRYLAAMLSKYAHRSETMILAIPSGGVPVGLEMSGKLDLPMDLVITRKIQIPGNTEAGFGAMTMNGKAFINRELLDSLHLSEAQVNMQMEKVRGELQRRNVRFRNNRPPPDLKEKVVILTDDGIASGFTMLAAIDMAVDHGAKRIVVAVPTAPISSIFRIGGRVEEIFCANVQDYGAFAVADAYKRWRDLEPEEVVEMLQLCGLPTTE encoded by the coding sequence ATGCCGGGTACTTTGACTGATGCTCCCCGATTGAGAAACAAACATCACGTGTTTACAGGAAGGAAGGATGCTGGCCGCTATCTCGCCGCAATGTTGAGCAAGTATGCTCATCGATCCGAAACCATGATTCTTGCCATCCCCTCTGGAGGTGTACCGGTGGGATTGGAAATGTCCGGTAAGCTCGATCTGCCTATGGATCTGGTAATTACCCGAAAAATTCAGATTCCCGGCAATACCGAGGCGGGATTCGGCGCCATGACTATGAATGGTAAGGCCTTTATAAACCGGGAACTCCTTGACAGCCTGCATTTAAGTGAGGCCCAAGTCAATATGCAGATGGAAAAGGTACGAGGGGAGCTGCAACGCAGAAACGTCCGCTTCCGAAACAACAGACCTCCTCCGGACCTTAAAGAAAAGGTGGTTATCCTGACTGATGACGGCATTGCCTCCGGATTCACTATGCTGGCAGCCATAGACATGGCTGTAGACCATGGTGCTAAAAGAATCGTAGTGGCTGTTCCCACGGCACCTATCTCCTCCATCTTTCGCATTGGAGGCAGAGTTGAAGAAATTTTCTGCGCAAATGTTCAGGACTACGGTGCGTTTGCGGTAGCCGATGCCTATAAGCGCTGGCGTGATCTGGAACCGGAAGAGGTGGTTGAAATGCTGCAGCTGTGTGGCTTACCGACGACTGAATAG
- a CDS encoding SDR family oxidoreductase, protein MSIDKDRQQPSQHQDKQPGERSKMTPLPKTEDDDYRPSGKLLDKVAIITGGDSGIGRAVSILFAKEGADVAIVYYDEHEDARDTQERVEKTGRRCISISGDLGDPSFSQVVVEKTLDTFGTLDILVNNAGEQHAYQSIADVTPEDLQRTFQTNIFSMFYMIQSALPALGEGSIIINTTSVTAYQGHPTLIPYACTKGAITTLTRSLAISLAEKNIRVNGVAPGPVWTPLIPASFDESKVERFGKNTLLGRPGEPVEIAPCYLFLATEGASYMTGQVLHPNGGRIING, encoded by the coding sequence ATGAGCATCGACAAAGACAGACAGCAGCCCTCTCAGCATCAGGACAAACAACCGGGCGAGCGCTCTAAAATGACTCCCCTGCCCAAAACGGAAGATGACGATTATCGTCCCAGCGGCAAACTGCTGGATAAGGTGGCTATCATCACCGGTGGAGACAGCGGTATCGGCCGGGCTGTCAGCATACTTTTCGCCAAGGAAGGCGCCGACGTTGCCATTGTCTATTATGATGAGCACGAGGATGCTCGTGACACTCAGGAGCGTGTCGAGAAGACCGGGCGCCGGTGCATTTCCATCTCCGGAGATCTCGGCGATCCATCTTTTTCTCAGGTAGTTGTTGAAAAAACCCTCGATACTTTCGGCACCCTTGATATTTTGGTCAACAATGCCGGGGAACAGCATGCCTATCAGAGCATAGCCGATGTCACGCCGGAAGATCTCCAGCGTACCTTTCAGACCAATATCTTTTCCATGTTCTATATGATCCAGTCTGCACTTCCCGCACTTGGAGAAGGGAGCATCATCATAAATACAACCTCGGTCACCGCCTATCAGGGTCATCCTACCCTGATACCATATGCCTGTACCAAAGGTGCGATTACCACGCTGACCCGCTCTCTTGCCATCAGTCTTGCCGAAAAAAACATCCGGGTCAACGGGGTAGCCCCAGGCCCAGTCTGGACCCCATTGATCCCGGCAAGTTTTGATGAAAGCAAAGTGGAAAGATTTGGTAAAAATACCCTGCTGGGTCGCCCCGGCGAGCCGGTGGAGATAGCTCCATGTTATCTTTTTCTAGCAACTGAGGGCGCATCCTATATGACCGGACAGGTCCTTCACCCTAACGGGGGCCGTATCATCAATGGCTGA
- a CDS encoding DUF7218 family protein — protein sequence MPTSKIKDEKQYQALRDQGTSKEKAARIANSPKKQTGKKGGSAGKYEQWSKSELYEKAKEVGIEGRSKMSKSDLIDALRHH from the coding sequence ATGCCTACCAGTAAAATAAAGGACGAGAAACAATACCAGGCCCTGCGTGATCAGGGAACGAGCAAGGAAAAAGCCGCCAGAATTGCCAACAGTCCCAAAAAACAGACAGGTAAAAAAGGCGGAAGTGCAGGAAAATATGAACAATGGAGCAAATCGGAGTTATATGAAAAAGCCAAAGAAGTCGGCATAGAGGGTCGTTCAAAAATGAGCAAAAGTGATCTTATTGATGCTCTTCGGCATCACTGA
- a CDS encoding FKBP-type peptidyl-prolyl cis-trans isomerase: MKKLAGVILACIFVLPSTVWAEEAKKEAIALESFQEKLGYSMGLDVGNYFKGIGEEISFEALLQGLEDAFQGNEPRLGADEIAAVQKQFGEEMQAKQEEQLAAIKEENIKEGTEFLEEHKEKEGVVTTESGLQYKVLEEGDGPKPKATDQVKVDYVGTLIDGTEFDSSVKRGEPAVFGADQVIAGWSEALQLMNVGSKYRLVIPPELAYGERGAPPVIEPNSVLIFEVELLEIVE, from the coding sequence GTGAAGAAATTAGCAGGGGTGATATTGGCCTGTATTTTTGTTTTACCGTCAACAGTGTGGGCTGAGGAGGCAAAAAAAGAAGCTATTGCTCTGGAAAGTTTCCAGGAAAAACTCGGCTACAGCATGGGGCTTGATGTCGGTAATTATTTTAAAGGAATTGGAGAAGAAATTAGTTTTGAAGCTCTTCTCCAGGGACTCGAGGATGCCTTTCAGGGAAACGAGCCTCGATTAGGTGCTGATGAAATAGCTGCTGTCCAGAAACAGTTCGGAGAGGAAATGCAGGCCAAGCAAGAGGAACAACTTGCTGCAATAAAAGAAGAAAACATTAAAGAAGGCACTGAATTCCTTGAAGAACATAAAGAAAAAGAGGGAGTAGTCACAACAGAGAGCGGACTTCAGTACAAAGTGCTGGAGGAAGGCGATGGCCCCAAGCCCAAGGCTACCGATCAGGTTAAAGTCGACTATGTCGGAACATTGATAGACGGAACGGAATTTGACAGTTCAGTCAAGCGTGGCGAGCCCGCCGTTTTCGGGGCGGATCAGGTTATTGCCGGTTGGAGTGAAGCATTACAGTTGATGAATGTAGGCTCAAAATACAGACTGGTCATTCCGCCTGAGCTTGCCTATGGAGAGAGAGGCGCACCTCCTGTTATCGAACCGAATTCCGTACTGATATTTGAGGTGGAGTTGCTCGAGATTGTTGAGTAA
- a CDS encoding Smr/MutS family protein produces MEDVCEMCGNEMGIDSSICPFCGTRQSGGRLKRPTSFHRIINIEYGRPTVEQALAKLARELERAKNDEISVITVIHGYGASGKGGRIRAECRKMLDFYKEHNTIRSYIAGELFSKKTGATRALLRRLPLLSQNDNLNRKNKGVSIIEM; encoded by the coding sequence ATGGAAGATGTTTGCGAAATGTGTGGAAACGAGATGGGTATCGACTCATCCATCTGTCCCTTTTGCGGGACCAGACAGTCCGGCGGGAGATTGAAAAGACCCACGAGCTTTCACCGCATAATCAACATAGAATATGGACGGCCTACGGTCGAGCAGGCTCTGGCGAAGCTGGCAAGGGAGCTGGAAAGAGCAAAAAATGACGAGATCAGCGTCATTACCGTTATTCATGGTTATGGAGCCAGCGGCAAGGGCGGCCGAATTCGGGCTGAGTGTCGGAAAATGCTTGATTTTTATAAAGAACACAATACTATACGGAGCTATATTGCAGGTGAGCTTTTCTCAAAAAAGACCGGAGCAACAAGAGCGTTACTGCGACGATTGCCGTTGCTCTCGCAAAATGATAATCTCAATAGAAAAAATAAAGGCGTTTCCATTATAGAAATGTGA
- a CDS encoding RelA/SpoT family protein codes for MLQIPTINTRGLKVLAGNHLQGVDLSPIDRAWDIVEEVHQGEKHFSGEPYILHSLEVASTLASMKLDLDTILSGLLHGVLKHGVTTDELREKFGASVAQIVDGSTKITDMQYNSKLAHQAENVRKMLLAIASDVRVLLVKLADRLQDMCVLEAVDREKQREVAGETMDLYAPLAGRLGIDWMKRELEDLAFKFLHTDEFAELSRKLESSLEERQIYVDEVIGILNEKLHASGIKPTRIIGRPKHLYSIYKKLIVQNIPLEHVYDKVAFRIIVNSLNECYEALGTIHANWAPVPGRIKDFISVPKSNNYQSMHTTVIGPRGHFIEIQIRTEQMDLIAQEGVAAHWAYKEGQKAEQHDMKLFRELKKLVVALQEVEDPKEFLDSVRGELYDPDVYALTPNGEVKEFPKESCPIDFAYAIHSEVGDHCTGAKVNGRLVPLKYQLQNGDIVEIITSPSQTPRRGWLNLVKTSRARSRIRSWLRREEKEKALKLGREICERELKKNNTTLKKMVKSGHIRLLLKQLHCNSLDDMLVKVGSGTITVQHLEKFLLPTEVRQEKEAIESSLTPAESGVYVSTPRKPAEGSDAIIQIDGIDDMLVKISQCCNPVPGDDIIGFITMGRGVSVHKADCLNLKQTDPLRWIDVSWSNTSNRQHRVELLVSAENKRGIFAEISAAISSDNANIVEISAHTTPVDTADIRITVEVENLEHLQIINQHLRQMTHVISVRRK; via the coding sequence ATGTTACAGATTCCAACGATAAATACACGCGGTCTTAAAGTCCTTGCCGGTAATCACCTTCAGGGGGTTGATCTTTCCCCTATTGACCGGGCCTGGGACATTGTGGAGGAGGTTCACCAGGGAGAAAAACATTTTTCCGGCGAGCCCTACATCCTCCATTCCCTTGAGGTTGCCTCTACTCTGGCCTCCATGAAGCTTGATCTGGATACTATTCTTTCAGGGCTTCTCCATGGTGTATTGAAACATGGTGTCACCACCGATGAACTGCGTGAAAAGTTTGGTGCATCGGTTGCCCAGATAGTCGATGGTTCGACAAAAATTACCGACATGCAGTACAACAGTAAACTTGCCCACCAGGCGGAAAACGTGCGTAAGATGCTGCTGGCCATTGCTTCCGATGTCAGGGTATTGCTGGTTAAACTGGCCGACCGTCTTCAGGATATGTGCGTGCTCGAAGCTGTTGACCGGGAAAAGCAGCGTGAGGTTGCCGGCGAAACCATGGATCTCTACGCTCCCCTTGCCGGCAGGCTGGGTATAGACTGGATGAAAAGGGAGCTGGAGGATCTGGCCTTCAAGTTTCTGCATACTGACGAGTTTGCAGAATTGAGCCGCAAACTGGAGAGCTCGCTTGAAGAGAGGCAAATCTATGTCGACGAGGTAATCGGCATCTTAAATGAAAAACTCCATGCCAGCGGCATTAAACCGACCAGGATAATAGGACGACCGAAACATCTCTACTCTATCTATAAAAAATTGATCGTTCAGAATATACCTCTTGAACATGTCTACGACAAGGTTGCCTTCCGCATTATTGTCAACTCCCTGAATGAATGCTATGAGGCCCTCGGAACCATCCACGCCAACTGGGCCCCGGTGCCGGGAAGAATTAAAGATTTCATATCCGTACCTAAATCAAACAACTATCAGTCCATGCACACCACGGTTATAGGACCGCGGGGGCATTTCATCGAGATACAAATACGTACCGAGCAGATGGACTTGATTGCCCAGGAAGGTGTGGCGGCACACTGGGCCTATAAGGAAGGACAGAAAGCAGAGCAGCACGACATGAAGCTTTTCAGGGAATTGAAAAAGCTGGTGGTCGCTCTGCAGGAAGTCGAAGACCCCAAAGAGTTTCTCGACAGCGTCAGGGGTGAGCTGTATGATCCCGATGTGTACGCTCTGACCCCGAACGGTGAAGTGAAGGAGTTCCCCAAGGAGAGCTGTCCTATCGATTTCGCCTATGCCATTCATTCCGAGGTCGGTGACCACTGCACCGGAGCAAAGGTGAATGGTCGCCTGGTTCCCCTTAAATATCAACTGCAGAATGGTGATATTGTCGAAATTATAACCTCTCCTTCCCAGACCCCCAGGCGGGGCTGGCTCAATCTGGTAAAAACCAGCAGGGCCAGGTCCCGCATACGCTCCTGGCTGAGGCGGGAAGAGAAGGAGAAGGCATTAAAATTGGGGCGGGAAATCTGTGAACGCGAGCTGAAAAAGAATAACACCACTTTAAAAAAGATGGTGAAGAGCGGCCATATCAGGCTTCTGCTCAAGCAACTTCACTGCAACTCTCTTGATGATATGCTGGTAAAGGTCGGATCCGGGACGATTACTGTCCAGCATCTGGAGAAATTTCTGCTGCCCACTGAAGTGCGGCAGGAAAAAGAGGCGATAGAAAGCTCATTGACACCCGCAGAGAGCGGGGTATATGTCAGCACCCCCCGAAAACCTGCAGAAGGTTCCGATGCCATTATTCAGATTGACGGCATCGATGATATGCTGGTTAAAATCAGCCAGTGCTGTAATCCGGTACCCGGTGATGATATCATCGGCTTTATAACGATGGGGCGAGGAGTCTCGGTACATAAGGCGGACTGTCTCAATCTTAAACAGACCGATCCGCTGCGTTGGATCGATGTTTCCTGGTCGAATACATCCAACCGTCAGCACCGGGTGGAACTCCTGGTCAGTGCCGAAAATAAGCGAGGCATTTTTGCCGAGATCAGTGCAGCCATAAGTTCGGACAATGCCAATATTGTCGAAATATCCGCACACACAACACCAGTGGATACCGCTGACATTCGCATCACAGTCGAGGTAGAAAACCTTGAGCACCTGCAGATCATCAACCAGCATCTGCGTCAGATGACGCACGTCATATCGGTCAGGAGAAAATAG